In Ferroplasma sp., a single window of DNA contains:
- a CDS encoding bifunctional phosphoglucose/phosphomannose isomerase: protein MNFLNELKNLKEQLKSNDKFTVDFNFDNIVISGMGGSGIVGNIFQEYYTERPVISIGDYGIPSFVNEKTLFIAVSYSGNTEETISNVEEAKKKGAHVMAITSGGKLETLVENPIIIPSGLQPRSALGYMLMPLYNTFSPIDGDKISAAYDVLNDMDKNHGEMKSEAFKIYENSSIPIIYGSKPFKSVAYRWKTQFNENAKTFAFYSYFPELNHNDTMPLKSAYRRSEYLFYAFESDNARINQRIKITQDITGEQFTVVKSPSNDYFVKLFYLIHYADYLTYELALVRNVDPTDVSTIEELKAKLS, encoded by the coding sequence ATGAATTTTCTCAATGAGTTAAAAAATTTAAAGGAGCAGCTGAAATCCAATGACAAATTCACTGTGGATTTTAATTTTGACAATATAGTCATTTCTGGAATGGGCGGATCGGGAATAGTTGGAAATATATTCCAGGAATACTATACAGAGCGCCCTGTTATCTCTATAGGGGATTACGGAATCCCGTCCTTTGTAAATGAAAAGACGCTTTTCATTGCCGTGAGTTACTCCGGGAACACTGAGGAAACAATAAGTAATGTTGAGGAGGCCAAGAAAAAAGGTGCCCATGTCATGGCTATTACATCCGGTGGAAAACTGGAAACCCTAGTTGAAAATCCTATAATAATACCTTCCGGCCTCCAGCCGAGATCGGCACTGGGCTATATGCTCATGCCTCTTTATAATACATTTTCACCAATAGACGGCGACAAAATTTCTGCAGCATACGATGTTCTCAACGATATGGACAAAAACCACGGTGAAATGAAATCAGAGGCATTCAAAATTTACGAGAATAGCTCAATCCCGATTATATACGGATCAAAACCCTTCAAATCCGTGGCATATAGATGGAAAACACAGTTCAACGAAAATGCAAAGACCTTCGCATTCTACAGTTATTTCCCTGAGCTGAACCATAATGATACCATGCCATTAAAGTCAGCCTACAGAAGGTCTGAGTATCTATTCTATGCATTTGAATCGGACAATGCCAGAATTAATCAGAGGATAAAAATAACACAGGACATAACAGGAGAACAGTTTACAGTAGTTAAATCCCCGTCAAATGATTATTTCGTGAAATTATTCTATCTTATCCATTACGCAGATTATCTCACATACGAGCTTGCACTGGTAAGGAATGTGGACCCAACTGATGTATCCACCATAGAGGAACTCAAGGCTAAATTAAGCTAA
- a CDS encoding MFS transporter, giving the protein MKDYVHATFASTGSWIGNIYDLTLVTYIYAELEKSYHIGLGVVSLLFALGLIGRFFGGLYLGALTDRAGARRVMALSTAGYAIFAGIMAFSPDVFILFSARFVQGIFMGGEWTSGTVLGYEFSPADIRSTIFGIIQSGYGIGYALTGVAYILFLPTIGATWRLFLITGTIPLIIAPYTLMKLPGDKRVIKKAKNKIHLMDYKIPLIKSMIMMSGYFSAYFAILSFYPTVAPSFGLPGSIVGVVMIASSITVAIGFLIFGRLSNNFRKKHLIMAGSLIALAFSWVAMPYFGFLRPFALPGMIIFTFGVGSMPIIPLLLMDRIDPAVRGLISGISYNFGALFGGLISVLLGVIGGIVGYTGLILIIDLTTLVCLLSVFAVSITIKKKKESTSYLSGLSGDNIK; this is encoded by the coding sequence ATGAAGGATTATGTTCATGCAACTTTTGCATCTACAGGGTCCTGGATAGGAAATATATATGATCTCACTCTTGTTACCTATATATATGCTGAACTTGAAAAATCCTATCACATAGGACTCGGTGTTGTATCATTGCTCTTTGCACTTGGACTCATAGGCAGGTTTTTCGGGGGCCTCTATCTCGGAGCACTTACCGACAGGGCCGGTGCCAGGCGTGTCATGGCACTAAGCACTGCTGGATATGCCATATTTGCCGGGATAATGGCATTCTCACCTGATGTTTTTATTTTATTCTCTGCAAGATTCGTGCAGGGCATATTTATGGGAGGTGAATGGACATCTGGTACTGTTCTCGGATATGAATTCTCTCCTGCCGATATAAGATCCACAATATTCGGAATAATACAGAGTGGATACGGGATAGGATATGCGTTAACAGGGGTTGCATACATACTGTTCCTGCCCACCATAGGTGCAACATGGAGGCTTTTCCTCATAACAGGTACCATACCCCTTATTATTGCCCCCTATACACTAATGAAGCTTCCAGGCGATAAGCGGGTAATAAAAAAAGCCAAAAATAAAATACATCTCATGGACTATAAAATTCCACTTATCAAGTCCATGATTATGATGTCTGGCTATTTTTCCGCATATTTCGCCATACTCTCATTTTATCCCACGGTGGCTCCCTCATTTGGACTCCCGGGATCAATTGTGGGGGTTGTGATGATAGCCTCAAGCATTACTGTCGCCATAGGATTTCTGATCTTCGGAAGACTCTCAAACAACTTCAGGAAGAAGCATCTGATTATGGCAGGGTCATTAATTGCCCTGGCCTTTTCATGGGTTGCAATGCCCTATTTTGGATTTTTAAGGCCATTTGCCCTTCCAGGAATGATTATATTCACCTTCGGAGTGGGGTCAATGCCTATAATTCCGCTGCTGCTTATGGATAGAATTGATCCTGCTGTTCGCGGGCTTATATCCGGTATATCATATAATTTTGGGGCACTTTTTGGTGGTCTCATATCTGTGCTTTTGGGGGTTATCGGTGGCATTGTTGGATATACGGGCCTTATACTGATCATTGACCTGACCACCCTCGTATGCCTTCTATCAGTTTTTGCAGTGAGCATTACCATAAAAAAGAAAAAGGAGTCCACATCATATTTATCAGGGCTGTCAGGGGATAACATAAAATAA
- the radB gene encoding DNA repair and recombination protein RadB — protein sequence MEKISLDDSTQKVSSGYSCLDSLMDGGIEQGIITELYGEGGAGKSNLAMIYSLSVLKGGRSVIYVDTEGFSTERFLSISKGCTEYLPHMNIYRVKSLDDQYLALIKSDKLIGEKRDSKHSIGIMVVDSFTNFFRMETGKDPSARMEGYEKQLSILSGIALKYKIPVLITNQIYEDVNNNSLEPFGGFFIDHAMKAIYRVEKFRDGTRTLTVDKHRSIAEGHSARFKITDNGITCEV from the coding sequence ATGGAAAAGATCAGTCTTGACGATTCAACGCAGAAGGTTTCATCGGGCTATAGCTGCCTTGACTCCCTGATGGATGGTGGAATAGAACAGGGAATAATAACCGAACTGTACGGTGAAGGAGGTGCCGGAAAATCCAACCTGGCAATGATATATTCACTTTCGGTGCTTAAGGGCGGACGTTCTGTTATATATGTTGATACCGAAGGTTTTTCTACAGAGCGTTTTTTGAGCATATCAAAGGGCTGCACGGAATATTTACCTCATATGAACATATACAGGGTTAAGTCCCTTGATGACCAGTACCTAGCCCTTATCAAATCTGATAAACTTATTGGGGAAAAACGTGATTCAAAACATAGCATAGGGATAATGGTTGTGGATTCCTTCACAAATTTTTTCAGAATGGAAACAGGCAAGGATCCATCTGCCAGGATGGAGGGATACGAAAAACAGTTGAGCATACTTTCCGGAATAGCACTGAAATACAAAATACCCGTTCTAATAACAAATCAGATATATGAAGATGTAAACAATAATTCTCTGGAGCCTTTCGGGGGCTTCTTCATAGACCATGCAATGAAGGCTATTTACAGGGTGGAAAAATTCAGGGATGGTACCAGGACCCTGACTGTAGACAAACACCGTTCCATTGCAGAGGGCCACAGCGCAAGATTCAAAATAACCGATAATGGGATTACCTGCGAGGTGTAA
- the fen gene encoding flap endonuclease-1, with protein MGVDISGILVKHETTIKENAGSTVSVDAYNIIYQFLSSIRGEDGEPLKDSSGNITSHLSGIFYRTATLLQNSIKPVYSFDGKPYHLKSETLKERKAIKDKNIAELDIAIKNNDTERIKTLSSRINYITADIVSESKKLLDLMGVPWVQAPTEGEAQASYMSKTGVVDSVVSQDYDCLLFGARRVLRNFTMYGRRRISGTGRFINISPEIIDLKENLENMGITQDQLIGIGIMVGTDFNPGIRGIGAKTGLSLIKKFGTVEEVLKYKGKEIENLAEIKEFFNNPPVAECDDIKLKPPDRDGIIDYLCNQHSFSQNRINQILDQMEKGYSSANQSNLDKYF; from the coding sequence ATGGGAGTTGATATTTCAGGAATACTGGTAAAACATGAAACAACTATCAAGGAAAATGCTGGAAGTACAGTTTCTGTTGACGCGTACAATATCATATACCAGTTTCTCAGCAGCATAAGAGGCGAAGACGGCGAGCCCCTGAAGGATTCCTCCGGAAATATTACATCCCATTTATCCGGGATTTTTTACCGTACCGCAACACTGCTCCAGAATAGCATAAAGCCCGTGTACTCATTTGACGGGAAGCCATATCACCTCAAAAGTGAAACCCTGAAAGAGAGGAAGGCCATAAAGGACAAGAATATTGCTGAGCTTGATATCGCCATAAAAAATAACGATACAGAAAGGATTAAAACGCTATCTTCCAGAATCAATTACATAACGGCCGATATAGTTTCAGAATCAAAAAAACTCCTGGACCTGATGGGAGTTCCATGGGTGCAGGCTCCCACAGAGGGAGAGGCACAGGCATCATATATGAGCAAAACCGGCGTGGTGGATTCAGTTGTTTCCCAGGATTATGATTGCCTTTTATTCGGTGCCAGAAGAGTCCTGAGGAATTTTACAATGTACGGGCGTCGCAGGATATCGGGCACAGGAAGGTTCATTAACATTAGCCCTGAAATAATAGATTTGAAGGAGAATCTGGAAAATATGGGAATCACACAGGATCAGCTAATTGGCATTGGCATAATGGTAGGAACAGATTTCAACCCGGGGATTAGGGGCATAGGTGCCAAGACAGGCCTGTCATTGATTAAAAAATTTGGCACAGTGGAGGAGGTTTTAAAATATAAGGGAAAGGAGATAGAAAACCTTGCAGAAATAAAGGAATTTTTTAATAACCCGCCGGTGGCAGAGTGCGATGATATCAAACTTAAACCGCCTGACAGGGATGGAATTATAGACTATCTATGTAATCAACATAGTTTTTCACAGAACAGGATTAACCAGATTCTGGATCAGATGGAAAAGGGTTATTCCAGTGCAAACCAGTCGAACCTCGATAAGTATTTTTAA
- a CDS encoding tyrosine--tRNA ligase: MDKLEILKSNTSEVVTPGECETLFTGNGQGYIGFEPSGLPHIAILIYVNKINQLVELGFHMKVLLADWHARVNDKLGGDINLIRESGNRLKNSMIYAGLSPEVEFIWASDVVANPDYWELLLQTAKNSSLLRIRRSLPIMGRTEEDADKDFSKYIYPLMQVTDVFYLNSDLALGGTDQRHAYMLARDIAEKMGRKKPVLMEMPLIASLKGKGRMDDFKKMSKSDPESALFLTDREDDIRRKIKNAFCPMGIVENNPIIDILRYLIFPYYVKDLEIKRSEAHGGPYTIKSFRELEERYQRSEIHPMDLKKALTEILINIILPVSNKLNSD, translated from the coding sequence ATGGACAAACTGGAAATTCTCAAATCAAATACTTCGGAAGTGGTTACTCCCGGAGAGTGTGAAACCCTATTCACCGGAAACGGCCAGGGTTACATAGGATTCGAGCCATCTGGCCTTCCCCACATAGCTATACTGATTTATGTCAATAAAATTAACCAGCTTGTTGAACTGGGCTTTCATATGAAGGTTCTGCTTGCAGACTGGCACGCCAGGGTAAATGATAAACTTGGAGGTGATATAAATCTCATAAGGGAGAGTGGCAACCGTCTAAAAAACAGCATGATCTATGCAGGATTGAGCCCGGAGGTTGAGTTTATCTGGGCATCAGATGTCGTTGCAAATCCGGATTACTGGGAATTGTTGCTCCAGACTGCTAAAAATTCCTCACTTTTAAGAATCAGGAGATCACTTCCCATCATGGGCAGGACAGAGGAGGATGCAGACAAGGACTTCAGTAAATATATTTATCCTCTAATGCAGGTTACGGATGTTTTTTATCTGAATTCCGATCTTGCACTTGGTGGCACAGACCAGAGACATGCGTACATGCTTGCAAGGGACATAGCAGAGAAGATGGGAAGGAAAAAGCCTGTCCTCATGGAGATGCCTCTTATAGCATCATTGAAAGGAAAAGGGAGAATGGATGATTTCAAGAAAATGTCAAAAAGTGATCCGGAATCAGCGTTGTTTTTAACTGACAGGGAAGATGATATAAGGAGGAAAATTAAAAATGCCTTCTGCCCCATGGGCATAGTTGAAAACAATCCCATAATCGATATACTCAGATACCTTATATTTCCATACTACGTTAAGGATCTGGAAATTAAACGTTCAGAGGCCCACGGTGGACCCTACACTATTAAGTCTTTCAGGGAACTGGAGGAAAGGTACCAGAGATCCGAGATTCACCCAATGGACCTTAAAAAAGCGTTGACTGAAATACTCATAAATATTATATTGCCAGTAAGCAATAAGCTTAACAGTGATTAA
- a CDS encoding TrmB family transcriptional regulator, with amino-acid sequence MEANPEHIMKTANMLKILGLSSYEAQAFASLVYHGVANADTIADTAGIPRTSAYKVMESLVARGFARETEGRPRMFKPEDMSKIKEDFINSVNKLFDDLKELQDVLPSKGDPQLVFTIYGRSKVMSKMAEMFDLTEREILIATPRIREIRSELKKNIENALKRGVKVVFITPPNKRVPHNTIVYRKEGLIATDVASDDSRAMLAGADLDACGYTDNPILSLHVLQFINMMMNDEIKM; translated from the coding sequence ATGGAAGCTAATCCAGAACACATAATGAAAACAGCAAACATGCTCAAAATCCTTGGGCTTTCGTCCTATGAAGCCCAGGCCTTTGCCTCATTAGTATATCACGGTGTGGCAAATGCTGATACTATTGCAGACACGGCGGGTATCCCAAGAACATCTGCTTATAAGGTCATGGAATCCCTGGTGGCACGTGGATTTGCAAGGGAAACAGAGGGCAGGCCCAGGATGTTCAAGCCCGAGGACATGTCAAAAATAAAGGAAGATTTTATTAACAGTGTGAATAAGTTATTTGATGACCTGAAGGAATTACAGGATGTGCTTCCGTCAAAAGGTGATCCCCAGCTGGTCTTTACCATCTATGGCAGGTCAAAGGTAATGAGCAAAATGGCCGAGATGTTTGACCTTACAGAAAGGGAAATCCTTATCGCAACACCACGTATAAGGGAGATCCGGAGTGAATTGAAGAAAAACATAGAGAACGCCTTGAAGAGGGGGGTAAAGGTTGTTTTTATAACACCGCCGAATAAGAGGGTCCCGCACAATACAATAGTTTACAGGAAAGAAGGACTGATAGCAACAGATGTGGCAAGTGATGATTCAAGGGCGATGCTGGCCGGAGCTGACCTGGATGCCTGCGGATATACTGATAACCCTATTCTTTCACTGCATGTACTGCAGTTCATAAATATGATGATGAACGATGAAATTAAGATGTGA
- a CDS encoding deoxyribonuclease IV: MKLRCDFESRNKLVGGHVSIAESIALSPERANSFGFNTFQIFVKSNLQWKYREISDEEYENFKHNVMEFKMKKPVVHATYLLNLGSENKELVEKSVNDLKYEIGVCNRLGIEYLVIHPGSNRDRKHAIESIMGIINSMETGNVRILIENSSGKGSTVPATIEEMQSMIDSSKNRTGICLDTCHFFAEGYDLVDKYGESMESLKSSGVMKNIYAMHINDSMFELGSKKDRHENIGNGFIGNAGFKNIINDSSFNGIPMIMETPGGDENYLSNIQKLRDLMVM; the protein is encoded by the coding sequence ATGAAATTAAGATGTGATTTCGAGAGCAGGAATAAGCTAGTGGGCGGGCATGTCTCAATAGCAGAGAGCATAGCGTTATCACCTGAAAGGGCGAATTCCTTTGGATTCAATACATTTCAGATTTTTGTAAAAAGCAATCTCCAATGGAAATACAGGGAAATAAGCGATGAGGAGTATGAAAATTTTAAACATAATGTTATGGAATTTAAAATGAAAAAGCCTGTGGTACATGCTACATATCTGCTCAACCTTGGCTCAGAAAATAAGGAACTGGTAGAAAAGTCTGTGAATGACCTGAAGTATGAAATAGGCGTGTGCAACCGTCTAGGCATTGAGTATCTCGTGATTCATCCCGGATCCAACAGGGACAGAAAGCATGCAATTGAATCCATAATGGGAATAATTAATTCAATGGAAACAGGAAATGTAAGGATTCTCATTGAAAATTCATCTGGAAAAGGCAGTACAGTTCCTGCCACAATTGAAGAAATGCAGTCCATGATAGACAGTTCAAAGAATAGAACCGGAATATGCCTTGATACCTGCCATTTTTTTGCAGAGGGGTATGACCTGGTTGATAAATATGGTGAGTCCATGGAAAGCCTGAAATCGTCGGGCGTAATGAAAAACATTTATGCCATGCATATCAATGATTCCATGTTTGAACTGGGATCAAAAAAGGACAGGCACGAAAATATAGGAAATGGATTTATCGGGAATGCTGGATTTAAAAATATAATAAACGACAGTTCATTCAACGGGATTCCAATGATCATGGAAACTCCCGGCGGGGATGAAAACTATTTATCCAATATACAGAAATTAAGAGATTTAATGGTGATGTAA
- a CDS encoding DUF1015 family protein: MNIKEFKPYLFSCDIKDVVSPPFDTITPEQEKKLRSAKCNITALSMPESGSNGVSPKKILEKWLKDHLVYEYSRDIIIILKQIFYINKEAVSRYGIISLLELNGTISAHENTFDKQVRERQGIMQELQAEPEPIFIVIPDNSFDKMVKRYASDLEEKFKFEEPSGVENYVYFLDDPHRITRIKESLENVHGIVADGHHRTQAIRNLEAETGDKFWNYALAYTTSIYGNGLMIGGVDRLVYRLNFEENMNRIKNLFDIYTEKTMEDDDCIRIYSRGLFYRLIPKEYAINETFGANKPLSTEIINRILFENAFGLSREEMETKIGYIYNTTDAINAVDSHECEFAVLIPPWHKDDFLNLTMQNRIFPQKSTYFYPKIPSGIAIYCRPS; encoded by the coding sequence ATGAACATTAAAGAATTCAAACCCTATCTATTTTCATGTGACATAAAGGACGTTGTTTCTCCACCATTTGACACAATCACACCAGAGCAGGAAAAGAAATTGCGTTCTGCAAAGTGCAATATAACTGCACTGAGCATGCCCGAGTCTGGGAGCAATGGGGTAAGTCCTAAAAAAATTCTGGAAAAATGGCTAAAAGATCACCTTGTTTATGAGTACAGCAGGGACATCATAATAATCCTGAAACAGATATTTTACATAAATAAAGAGGCTGTATCAAGGTACGGTATTATATCGCTGCTGGAACTCAACGGTACCATAAGTGCACATGAAAATACATTTGATAAGCAGGTAAGGGAAAGGCAGGGAATTATGCAAGAGTTACAGGCAGAGCCAGAACCCATATTCATAGTCATACCGGACAACAGCTTCGATAAAATGGTAAAAAGGTATGCATCTGACCTGGAAGAAAAATTCAAATTTGAGGAGCCCAGCGGCGTGGAAAATTATGTTTATTTCCTGGATGACCCTCATCGCATCACAAGGATAAAGGAATCACTTGAAAATGTTCATGGGATTGTGGCTGATGGCCATCACAGGACTCAGGCAATAAGGAACCTGGAGGCAGAGACAGGAGATAAGTTCTGGAATTATGCACTGGCATATACAACATCAATTTATGGAAATGGGTTAATGATCGGAGGTGTTGACAGGCTTGTTTACAGACTCAATTTTGAGGAAAACATGAACAGGATAAAAAACTTATTCGATATCTACACTGAGAAAACCATGGAAGATGACGATTGTATAAGGATTTATAGCAGGGGTTTGTTCTACAGGCTCATTCCCAAGGAATATGCTATAAATGAGACATTCGGCGCGAACAAACCTCTTTCTACAGAAATAATAAACAGAATACTATTCGAAAACGCATTCGGACTAAGCAGGGAGGAGATGGAAACAAAGATCGGTTATATATATAACACAACAGATGCCATAAACGCTGTTGACAGCCATGAGTGCGAATTTGCAGTGCTTATACCTCCATGGCATAAGGATGATTTCCTGAATCTCACCATGCAGAACAGGATATTCCCTCAGAAATCAACATATTTTTATCCAAAAATTCCATCAGGAATTGCAATATACTGCAGGCCATCGTAG
- a CDS encoding helix-turn-helix domain-containing protein codes for MNSNECPLSIALKPLKGKWEPVIIKFLSINGKSGYKDIYDRMDNITPKALTGALKILYQEGIINKVTISEKPHRVLYSLTEKGVAMIKPLDAIESLNGKAKYSMAKSK; via the coding sequence ATGAATTCAAATGAATGCCCCCTGAGCATAGCATTAAAGCCGCTTAAGGGAAAATGGGAACCGGTAATAATCAAGTTTCTATCCATAAACGGGAAATCGGGATACAAGGACATATATGACAGAATGGACAATATAACACCCAAGGCACTTACAGGGGCCCTGAAGATCCTTTACCAGGAGGGAATAATCAATAAGGTAACCATATCAGAAAAACCACATAGAGTCCTATACAGCCTGACTGAGAAGGGGGTTGCCATGATCAAGCCTCTGGACGCCATAGAATCACTGAACGGCAAGGCTAAATATTCTATGGCAAAGTCTAAATAA
- a CDS encoding menaquinone biosynthesis decarboxylase — protein MTFDDLNDFIKYQEGNNDIIKINEEVDPNLELTYILSEEERIGRKKTILFNNVKGSKMPVLGNIFSSEKKIEAILGDTPYNIGLKLKNIVRIPDDTESMISRGLEMLKEMSGIKPKVYNRKGSEFEVVDPRLTEYPITKNWPKDGGRYITMPVVITKDPDTGTRNVGTYRMQVYDDETAGMHWHIHKGGAEHMDRYKQEGKIMDVAVAIGVDPLTFFSSIAPLPNGIDEFSFRGILAKKHLELIKGETVNLEYPRSSQIVLEGYIDPSETRVEGPFGDHTGYYSLEEEFPVFHIKKIVQRLNPIYSTTIVGKLWHEDVKIGKAIERMFLPLIQIQIPEIVDMNIPEETVVSNMIVVSIRKRYPGQAKKVMFAIWGTGQMMFTKIVVVVDDDVDVHDMKQVMWAMTTRIDPVNDVFMVPNTPTDSLDHPARLFNLGSKMGIDATRKSPAENYNRPWPDTLSMSSDVEKKADELIKKLEQSQN, from the coding sequence ATGACTTTTGACGATTTGAATGATTTCATAAAATACCAGGAGGGCAATAATGACATTATAAAGATAAACGAAGAGGTAGACCCGAACCTAGAGCTTACATACATACTCAGTGAGGAGGAAAGGATAGGCAGGAAAAAAACCATACTATTCAACAATGTTAAAGGTTCAAAGATGCCTGTTTTAGGCAATATATTTTCATCCGAAAAGAAGATAGAGGCAATACTGGGTGATACTCCATACAATATAGGCCTTAAACTGAAAAATATAGTCAGGATACCGGACGACACGGAGTCAATGATATCAAGGGGGCTTGAAATGCTAAAGGAAATGAGCGGCATAAAGCCCAAGGTATATAACAGGAAAGGATCGGAGTTTGAGGTGGTTGACCCACGCCTAACTGAGTATCCAATAACAAAAAACTGGCCAAAGGATGGAGGACGTTACATAACAATGCCCGTTGTGATAACAAAGGACCCGGACACCGGGACAAGAAACGTCGGAACATACAGAATGCAGGTCTATGATGATGAAACTGCCGGCATGCACTGGCATATACACAAGGGTGGGGCAGAACACATGGACAGGTATAAACAGGAGGGAAAAATAATGGATGTTGCAGTTGCCATAGGAGTCGACCCTTTAACGTTCTTCTCATCCATAGCACCGCTTCCAAATGGCATAGATGAATTTTCATTCAGGGGCATACTGGCAAAAAAACATTTAGAGCTTATAAAGGGGGAAACAGTAAATCTCGAGTACCCTAGAAGCTCACAGATAGTCCTGGAAGGTTACATAGATCCCAGTGAGACAAGGGTAGAAGGCCCATTCGGCGATCATACGGGATATTACTCACTGGAAGAGGAGTTTCCGGTATTCCATATCAAAAAAATTGTACAGAGGCTTAATCCAATTTATTCCACAACAATAGTTGGAAAATTATGGCATGAGGATGTAAAAATAGGCAAGGCAATAGAAAGAATGTTTTTGCCACTTATACAGATACAGATACCGGAAATTGTGGATATGAATATACCTGAAGAAACCGTCGTAAGCAACATGATAGTTGTATCTATAAGGAAAAGATATCCAGGCCAGGCAAAAAAGGTTATGTTTGCCATATGGGGAACAGGGCAGATGATGTTCACTAAAATAGTTGTTGTCGTTGATGATGATGTGGATGTACATGATATGAAGCAGGTCATGTGGGCAATGACCACAAGGATAGACCCTGTAAACGATGTTTTTATGGTTCCTAATACACCCACGGATTCGCTTGACCATCCAGCAAGGCTCTTCAATCTGGGATCAAAAATGGGCATTGATGCAACCAGAAAATCCCCTGCAGAAAATTATAATAGGCCCTGGCCGGATACCCTATCAATGTCATCCGATGTTGAAAAAAAGGCAGATGAGTTAATCAAAAAATTGGAACAGTCACAGAACTAG
- a CDS encoding class I SAM-dependent methyltransferase, which produces MKDYYADGEEKFGYFTTSFYDVFAWRMLKKLYNFTIEEVKNMSPLSILDIGAGPGRLSVMVAKQFPHAEFYTVDPSEYMVRVENKNFGKAGIKATCKLGSSREIPFDRKFDLIFTTLSFHHWENRDSSISYILSKLSDNGTFLIIEFMEDNYKSPVSLHKKHSISKKYAESLHFDGYEKKVDTSGEFIALSFTKLSS; this is translated from the coding sequence ATGAAAGATTATTATGCTGATGGTGAGGAAAAATTCGGATACTTTACAACATCATTTTATGACGTTTTTGCATGGCGCATGCTCAAAAAGCTTTACAATTTTACTATTGAGGAGGTAAAAAACATGTCCCCATTATCTATACTTGATATAGGTGCCGGGCCAGGCAGATTATCTGTAATGGTGGCAAAGCAATTCCCCCATGCAGAATTCTACACGGTTGATCCCTCAGAATATATGGTGAGGGTGGAGAATAAAAATTTTGGGAAGGCTGGCATAAAGGCTACATGCAAACTTGGAAGCAGCAGGGAAATACCATTTGATAGAAAATTCGACCTCATATTTACAACACTGTCATTCCATCACTGGGAAAACAGGGATAGCAGTATTTCATATATACTCTCAAAGCTTTCTGATAATGGGACTTTCCTTATCATAGAATTCATGGAAGATAATTATAAGTCACCTGTGTCCCTGCATAAAAAACATTCTATCTCAAAGAAATATGCTGAATCCCTCCATTTTGATGGTTATGAAAAGAAAGTAGACACATCAGGGGAATTCATTGCCCTGAGCTTTACAAAACTTTCCTCCTAG
- a CDS encoding NTP transferase domain-containing protein gives MDAIIMAGGKGSRMGNVKKMLLNINGMPVLYGIIASLKDAGFKINICITKNTEFLSDIKGTNIIVGTGNYADDLRYSLGLCSVPALILPADVIFSKNLLNIFIGLSDNVRTDIATLKVNGELSGISIFFKRPEDTELSYTNIEIEDNSFFNLNYPNDYIRARQYFKQ, from the coding sequence GTGGATGCAATAATAATGGCTGGCGGAAAGGGAAGCAGAATGGGAAATGTTAAAAAAATGCTTCTGAATATTAACGGCATGCCAGTGTTATATGGAATTATTGCCTCATTGAAGGATGCTGGTTTTAAAATAAATATTTGTATCACAAAAAATACAGAATTTCTATCAGATATAAAGGGAACTAATATAATAGTTGGCACTGGAAACTACGCTGATGATCTTAGGTATTCACTGGGCTTATGTTCTGTCCCTGCACTTATTCTTCCAGCAGATGTTATATTTTCAAAAAATCTCTTAAACATTTTCATTGGATTATCAGATAATGTCAGAACTGACATAGCAACCTTGAAGGTAAACGGTGAACTCTCTGGAATATCAATTTTCTTTAAAAGGCCAGAGGATACGGAGCTATCGTATACTAACATAGAAATAGAGGATAATAGTTTCTTCAATCTTAATTATCCGAATGATTATATAAGGGCACGGCAATATTTCAAACAATAG